The nucleotide sequence AGTGCGGAAGTACTCGTAGCCGGCCGGATCGATCCATGGGTAATGCTGCGGCCAGCTGTCCAGACGGGATTGATGAATTTGAGGTGCAAACAGCTCGGTCAACGAACTGCTCGCCGCTTCCTGCCAATTGGCGCGGCGGGCGAAGTTGACATAGGCATCGACGGCGAATCGTACCCCGGGCAGGACGAGTTCCTGCGAACGCAGCTGGTCAGGATCAAGGCCCACGGCCTGGCCCAGACGCAGCCACGCTTCAATGCCACCGTCTTCACCGGGGGCGCCGTCATGATCGAGCAGACGCTGAATCCATTCGCGACGGATTTCCCGATCAGGACAGTTGGCAAGGATCGCCGCATCCTTCAGCGGAATGTTGACCTGATAGTAGAACCGGTTTGCGACCCAGCCCTGAATCTGCTCGCGGGTCGCACGCCCTTCGTACATCGCCACATGAAAGGGGTGATAGATGTGGTAGTACGCGCCCTTGGCGCGCAGGGCCTGTTCGAATTCAGCGGGGGACAGCGGCGTTGCATCGCTCATGTCGGCAGTTCTCGTCAAGAATTTCCGCAGATCCTGTGGGGTGAGCCTCCTCACTTAAAGCCATCTACCTGTGCCGCATCGGCAGGCTGACCTGGCAGCTTCATGAGCAAACTTCGCCCCACAGTGGGGTTGTTTAGCGTTTCTAGAGCTCGATGCTCATCCCATCGAACGCCACTTCAACATTGCGCCTGGCCAGTTCAGCACGCTCTGGCGAGTCTTCGTCCAAAATCGGGTTGGTGTTGTTGATGTGAATAAGCACCTTGCGCTGCTGCGGTAACCGCTCCAGCACTTCGAGCATACCGCCGGGACCGTTTTGCGCCAGATGGCCCATTTCCGTTCCGGTGCGGGTGCCGACGCCACGGCGCTGCATCTCGTCGTCGTCCCACATCGTGCCGTCGACCAGCAGGCAGTCGGCGCCGCTCATTTTCTGCATGAGGGCATCATCGACTTTGCCCAGGCCCGGCGCATAGAACAGCTTGCCGCCGGTGCGCAGGTCTTCAACCATCAGACCGATGTTATCGCCCGGGTGCGGATCGAATCGGTGTGGCGAGTAGGGTGGTGCCGCGCTGCGCAGAGGGAAGGGCGTAAAGCGCAGATTCGGGCAGGCCGGGATGATAAAGCTGCCTTCCAGTTCGATACGGTTCCAGTCCAGCCCGCCGTTCCAGTGTTTGAGCATGTTGAACAGCGGAAACCCGGTGCTGAGGTCTTCATGGACCATGTCCGTGCACCAGACCTGATGCGGGCAGCCTTCGCGCAGGCTGAGCAAGCCGGTAGTGTGGTCGATCTGGCTGTCCATCAGGATGATCGCGCTGATGCCGGTATCGCGCAGGCCGCGATTGGGCTGCATCGGGGCGAACCCCTGAAGCTGGGCGCGGATGTCGGGAGAGGCGTTGCACAAGATCCAGTTCACACCGTCGTCCGACAGCGCGATGGACGACTGGGTACGCGCGTGCGCTCGCAGACTGCCGTCACGAAAGCCTGCGCAGTTGGCGCAGTTGCAGTTCCACTGGGGGAAACCACCGCCGGCAGCGGAACCGAGGATCTGGATGTGCATGTAAGCCCCATAGCGACGGGCCGGTTCGGCCCTGAATTCAGAATCGCGTTAATAAAAAAGCCCCGGCGAACCGAGGCTTCTCACCGCGTAACAATCAACGGCTTGCGAAGTACATGGTGACTTCAAAGCCGATACGCAGATCAGTGTAAGCAGGTTTAGTCCACATAATTGACTCCTTCTGGGTTAGTGCCGCGGTGGGTGAGTACATTCATTAGTGCTCCTGCGCGAGGAGACGTTCAAATGCTTAGGGGGCTATGTTACTAAAATTATCGAAGGGTCGATGATGAAATATCCGATAAAGACCCTTGCGCAACCGGCAATGATCCGCCTGCTGTGGCCTGCGGCTATGGCGGGTTAGAGCGGTTTGAGAGACACAGCCGGATACGGCCCGACTGGGCCAGCCGATCAGCGGCTGTCAGCAGTGCGTGGTGATCAAGATGTTTTAGAGAATGTTGCAAGCCCTCGAAGTAGCCTCGCCCATGACCTGCCAAATGCGCCTGCCAGAGTATTTCGGCCGCCTGTGCGTGCTCCAGTTCAGCCAGATCAAGTTGAGCGCGCAACGTTTTCAACTGAGCCGGTACGTCTGCCTCGGCAATCAGCGTTGGCAGGCGCTCAATGAACGTCTCGATATGGGCCACGATCTGTCCGATGCTGGCGCTGGGTGACTGCACGCCGAACAGCAGCCCGCCATGGCCGGCAATTTGCCGGAAGCCGCTGAAAACCGCGTAGCCCAATTGCAGTTCTACACGCAGACGCTGGTAGAACGGGGCCTGCATCAGCTGTGCGAAGAGTCGCCATGCAGCTTCATCGTCGAGTGAAGCTGACGGCGTCGGATAGAACATCAACAGCGCACTTTCGGAAGAATCCGACGCTTCGGTTATCCACCGCGTGCCTGTGTCGCGTGGCGCCGTGCCAGGCGGAAGCTCCGCAATGCCATGGATGAGGCGGGCGGCGCTGCACACCTCACTTTGCGCCGAGCCTTCCAGACCTGTAGCTAAACCGGTCCAGCGTGCCGTAGACCAGGCACGTTCGAGACCTATCGCTTGTCTGGTGTTCTGGTTGTTCAAATAATGATCAGGCAACGACTTCAGCAGTTGACGGATCGGAATGGCCGCAGGTTCGCTGTCCATCGCGCCACGGTGTTCCCGATCACGACTCTCAGGCGCGCCAAGCACGCGCAGCGCCGCTTCCAGCACAGCGGGCAGGGGCTTTGCCAAACCGTAGGCTTTCACTTGCCAGTAGTTGCCGTAACTGCCGAATGCCAGCGTCACACCCGCATGCCCGGCCTGGAGGATCAGCGGTTTTAGGCGATCTTCCAGCATTCGTGCAAGCAATGGCTGCGAAGTGGCCAGCGTCCAGCGCAGGTATACCGCAGCTTCTCCAGTCGCTGGCAGGGCGTCGCTGAATGTCAACGCAGTCAGGGGCGAACTCGGCGCAGCGATGGACCTTGTCTGCTTGAGGAAGGGATTGGGGGCGGGCAGGTGCCACTCGAAATTCGAAGGGGCATGCGCGGAGGATAGGGTCTCTGCGCGCACTAGGGTCTGAAGCGTGAGCCGGTCGAACAGCGACTCTACAGCGTCCGTCGAAAGACCGCGCGCATCCAGTCCCGCGCTAAAATGCCGGGCCAGCGCCAGCGCGTCACTCACGGCCAGACGGCGCTGCTCCAGCAACGCATGCTCATCGAGCAAATGACGGTAATGCGACCTGAGAAAAGTCAGCCAATCAAAGACCAGCGTCGAGACGTGTGTTGCAGCGTCTGGCGTGCTCAGAGCCAGTTCTATGTCGATCAGTGCCTGGTCGCCAAACCCATAGATCGCCTCGGCCTTGAGCGACTCAATCAACCCTCGGCCACGCAAAGCCGCCACCAGACCACCCGCCTGCGCGTCATTCATCCACATACACAGAAACCCAGCCGCTTGCTCATGCCCGCCCGGCAAGTCCTCGCAGGCAAACGTCAGGTGCATCTGCCGCAGGTCGGCTTTGGAAATTGCGCGGGGTGTTCCGGCAAGCAACGGTGGCGGCTTGTGCTGCTCTACCTTCTCACCCTTGGCGAAATAGGCGCCGAACTCTGCCGCCAGCGCCTCAAGCTCATCCAGAGGTTGAGGCCCGGCGAGGCTAAGCGTGATTTGCCCGGCTTGATAAAAGCGGCGATAGAAATCCTGCAGCGCATGCTGAAAGGTCTGGCGCGGAACCGGCAGGCTGTAGCGATTGCCAGCATGAAAGCCGCGCAGGGGATGCGCCGCGGACAGAGACTGCAAAAGTCTG is from Pseudomonas lutea and encodes:
- the pqqC gene encoding pyrroloquinoline-quinone synthase PqqC: MSDATPLSPAEFEQALRAKGAYYHIYHPFHVAMYEGRATREQIQGWVANRFYYQVNIPLKDAAILANCPDREIRREWIQRLLDHDGAPGEDGGIEAWLRLGQAVGLDPDQLRSQELVLPGVRFAVDAYVNFARRANWQEAASSSLTELFAPQIHQSRLDSWPQHYPWIDPAGYEYFRTRLGQARRDVEHGLAITLQHYTTREGQQRMLEILQFKLDILWSMLDAMSMAYELNRPPYHSVTDQRVWHKGIAL
- the pqqB gene encoding pyrroloquinoline quinone biosynthesis protein PqqB, yielding MHIQILGSAAGGGFPQWNCNCANCAGFRDGSLRAHARTQSSIALSDDGVNWILCNASPDIRAQLQGFAPMQPNRGLRDTGISAIILMDSQIDHTTGLLSLREGCPHQVWCTDMVHEDLSTGFPLFNMLKHWNGGLDWNRIELEGSFIIPACPNLRFTPFPLRSAAPPYSPHRFDPHPGDNIGLMVEDLRTGGKLFYAPGLGKVDDALMQKMSGADCLLVDGTMWDDDEMQRRGVGTRTGTEMGHLAQNGPGGMLEVLERLPQQRKVLIHINNTNPILDEDSPERAELARRNVEVAFDGMSIEL
- the pqqA gene encoding pyrroloquinoline quinone precursor peptide PqqA, encoding MWTKPAYTDLRIGFEVTMYFASR
- the pqqF gene encoding pyrroloquinoline quinone biosynthesis protein PqqF — protein: MPDSIAQRSVTLPNGLRVVLSSVPRLKRCAAAVRVAAGSHDVSPRWPGLAHFLEHLFFLGTERFPGNENLMAFVQRHGGQVNASTRERTTDFFFELPRAVFRNGLDRLCEMLVRPRMTMADQLREREVLHAEFIAWTRDDSARERLRLLQSLSAAHPLRGFHAGNRYSLPVPRQTFQHALQDFYRRFYQAGQITLSLAGPQPLDELEALAAEFGAYFAKGEKVEQHKPPPLLAGTPRAISKADLRQMHLTFACEDLPGGHEQAAGFLCMWMNDAQAGGLVAALRGRGLIESLKAEAIYGFGDQALIDIELALSTPDAATHVSTLVFDWLTFLRSHYRHLLDEHALLEQRRLAVSDALALARHFSAGLDARGLSTDAVESLFDRLTLQTLVRAETLSSAHAPSNFEWHLPAPNPFLKQTRSIAAPSSPLTALTFSDALPATGEAAVYLRWTLATSQPLLARMLEDRLKPLILQAGHAGVTLAFGSYGNYWQVKAYGLAKPLPAVLEAALRVLGAPESRDREHRGAMDSEPAAIPIRQLLKSLPDHYLNNQNTRQAIGLERAWSTARWTGLATGLEGSAQSEVCSAARLIHGIAELPPGTAPRDTGTRWITEASDSSESALLMFYPTPSASLDDEAAWRLFAQLMQAPFYQRLRVELQLGYAVFSGFRQIAGHGGLLFGVQSPSASIGQIVAHIETFIERLPTLIAEADVPAQLKTLRAQLDLAELEHAQAAEILWQAHLAGHGRGYFEGLQHSLKHLDHHALLTAADRLAQSGRIRLCLSNRSNPP